The DNA window TAGTCTGCTTCctgcttgttttttattttattatacccccaaagtaattgtttttattatttcagTTCACCAATTTATttagaacattgattgattgattgatacttttattagtagattgcacagtacagtacatattccgtacaattgaccactaaatggtaacacccgaataagtttttcaacttgtttaagtcggggtccacgttaatcagacCATTTTAAAATATGCACAATTCAAACCAAAAAAAGAATTTCTATTAAaatatcttccatccatccattttctaccaattgcCCCTTGCGGAGTCGCgttgggctggagcctatcccagctgaaattgggcagaaggcaggatacacccggggcaagtcgccacctcatcgcaggggccaacacagatagacaatatccatactcacattcacacactagggaaatCTACAAAAAACAAtagtattaatataaaaataagataaaattgGTGTGTGTCTGAAAAGTAGCAGGAATTGGCAAAAGCATATACAGATAATCTGATTCATAATCATCAATACAATACATACCGGTAATCTTGAATGATACTTGACAACATTAACAGGATACATATCATATTTAATTAAATTCACATATACTTTCAATAATAAACCCACTCATCATTTAATCAAATGTAGTTTGTATAAATACACTACAccattttttgtatgttttgttagATTTTTCTCATCCCATTGTACTCTACTAAGTCAACCCACACATACTTCTAATTTTAAGAGTCGCGTTAATACAAAgatgatttaaatttaatttgccCCTCAAATTATATTTTGGAATTTTAAACATTTACGTGATGTTCGGTGGTAGTAGATTGTTTATTGctttaaaaattatttaactttttttaatgtgGATCATTTTTGTAAGGTGATCTTGTAAGTATTACCCCAAACTTCCACACAATagttaaaatatgaaaatattagtGTACAATAGAGTGTGCAAGCTTTTATGGTTCAGAATGTGCTTTATTTTTTCCAAGATTGCAATACTTTTTGCTTTTATTACCACTCGGATATTTGATGTGAGGTTTCCAGCAGAGCACACCCAAAAGCTTACTTTCACATGTTCTTTCATTCTTAGTGTTATCAGTTTCATGTTTAATTAATTTGTACATTTGTATGTGTCTATTATACTCATATTTTCTCTCAATTCTATGCCAAGTCAACATATGAACTGCAGGCCACGGGGAATGCAGTGCTGTCCAGACCTGGTTTTACCTACAACCAAGCGCACTTTCAACCAGCCCAGCATGCATTAATGATGCGTCAGAAATCCATTGGTAAGACTGTCAAAAGCATAATTTGTCTTTTGAAGTCAAAGTTTGTTGATGTTGTGGTCTTGGGCTCAGGTATAACCGAGGAGGAAAGGCAGTACCTTCACCCACCTGCGATAAAGTTGGCTCGTAGCTTGTCAGTGCCAGGACCGGAAGAAATCCCCCCGCCCCCAAATACATCAGCGCCAGAGCCACCTTTAACCGCCGGCCCTCATCCTGTGAGGGGACCTGCCATGCCCATACCTCCTGTATCGCAGGCCCACTTCCAGCTCCACTCCCAACCAGGGCAGCCTAATCAATGGGAAAGAGGTGGTGGGATGAACCAGCAGGTTATGGCGTCCACGCTCCGCAGACAATCTGAAGGACTGTGCGGCAGGGAGCAAGAGGCACCCAGGCGAGGTGGTGGCAAGATGGGGGGATTAAGAAGAGGCTACAGTAGCGCTACACCACCAACAAGTGCTAAACCCAAGGCTCAGCAAGCCACGCAGCATCATCCCTCTCGAGAACAAGGTGGAGGGACCGGCAGGGGGACAGCCCGCAGGGGGGGACGGGGAGCTTTgacaaaacaatctaaagttgagGATGGACTGCGACAACATCGGGGAAAAGGTGGTGCAGGAAAAGAGAAGACCTCCATCCCCATCCCAACAATCATCATCAAAGCTCCTTCCACCAGCAGCAGTGGCCGAAGCAGCCAGGGAAGCAGCATGGAGGCTGAGGCCCCGCACGGTGCAGAGGCCCACACACCTGCTGAGCAAACTCCCGAAAGCCCAAAGTCCACTCCGCCTTCACCACTCACCTCAACGCCACCTCAACCCCCAACAGCCTTGCCTCAATCGGATGCTTCTCCTCCGGTTTCTATGAAGCAAAACCTGGAGAACGTAGACTACACGTCAACCTTTGGTTCCTCATTTGGAAGCGGAGGGGCACGCAGGGAGAGAGAACGTTTCCGCGACATGAGAAGAAAAAGTGCTTCTTTCTTCCTCTCATCGGAGGAAGATATCCAAGGGGAGGCCGGAGGAGGCACTGGGGAGGGAGGTGAAGCGTTAAGTGCAAGGATTCAGCCGCTCCAGAGCTCTCAAATGGAAGTACCAACTCCTCGACTCAGACCATCCAAGTCTATAGATGAGGGCATGTTTTCTGGCGACAACTATGTCCACTATTCCAGCAGCATGCCTCCAGCATTTGGCCTTCCAGAGTATTCATCCCCTGTCTTCAGTCAAGATGGTCAACCCAAGTCGGCTCCATCAATGTACGGCTCCCAGCCTGCTACTACTTTCATTCACCCGCTCACAGGCAAGGTTCTGGATCCTTCATCTCCACTTGGGCTTGCGCTCGCCGCGAGGGAGCGCGCGCTTAAGGATGACCGCAGGACTCGGCGAGAGGAGAGACACTTTGGTCGACAGCTGTCCACAGTGGGAGCGTTCACCAACCCAGCTCAGACCCCAACGCCCTCTCTTTTTGCAACGCCTACACAATCCACCTACACATCACCCGTCTCCCTCCACTTGAGCTCCCCCAGTGCAACCACCTCACCCGCGTCTCTAAGTCGGCCTCAGTCACCTAGAATTTTACGCACGGGAGGAGGAGGGGATAAGATGGAGAGGGACAGGGATGGAGGATCTAGAGAGGGGCTTAGAGTTCGTTTCTCTGAGGACAAAAACAGCCAATATTCGAGCCAATATTCGAGCCAATATTACCCAGACAACCCCAGCGAGAGCGAAAAGGAGACACATGATAGTAGACATGTTCAACCAATCCAGGCTCATCCACATCCAGGTCAGCCTGCCCCTCGCAGGCCTTCCTTTCTGCAGATGGACAATACTCCTAACACCAACTACATCCCTCAGTACACCGTCCCGACAGCACATACACAGGCCACTGACTATATGGGGGGGACAAAAGCAGAAACCGGCAACTTGGGAATGGTGGTACTGCCTCCACCAGCTCCCTCCATAGACATAGACGAAGAGTTTGTCTTTGCAGAACCCTTGCCTCCGCCTTTACAGTTTGCAAATGGTAAAAATGAAAGAGTGAAGGATTACCACCAGCAGTTCCAACACATGAGTCAACGACCTGCTCCACCACCACCTCCTCTTCCATCTCCTAAACCCTCCAGTGTTCCCCAATCCTCTTCGCAGGGGGGTGACTCTGCCACCTCCAGCCTTACCTCTTATGATAGTGAGGTGGCTAACCTGACACAAGCTGCTCTCTCGTCGTCTTCACCATCTCCACAGATataccctcccacctccacaagCACCTCCACTGCTGCCACATTGCTACACAGACCCCAACCCATGTCACATTCTCATACATATTACAGCGGCCCCGACGACCCAGTGGCAGGGGGTTACACCACAGCCCACGACAGAGGCACGGCCACCCTTACCACGACCATGACATATGCCACCACTACTATGACAGCCACCGTGGCCGCCTCAACCACAACAACCTCGACGGCTTCGGACTACAGCATGATTGTGGGAGGACACAAAAGTGGCTACAGCACAGGGGCGAAAGCAGCTAACCACATACACTACCCTGCCAATTTACCCCAAAGTGGAGAATGGCAGGATGCAGTGGTGGATTCTGGGATTGAGGAGCTGGACAGTCACAGCAGCAGTGACCATCATATCGAAATACTGGGATTGACAGGGCTGAGAGGAGAAAGGAGTCGAGGTGAGGGAGAAAGAAGGGGAGTGCGTCAAGATTCATCCACAGCTTACTCAGGTGTGCAAACATTTGAGGTACACAACACCAAACTGGACAACCCAGTGTTTCCAAAGATGACCCATTATAAGGAGGGGGGAGGGAGGGTCTTGCCTGTTGCATTACGTAGACAAAACAGCACCAACCCTGCTCCTTTACAACTGCATAGACAAAACATCCCAGAAAATATCAGGTTAGATGTAGCGCTACCTGATGAAGGGAGACATATGCAGAATAGAGCCAGAATGGAGGACGACTTCAGCGCCACGTTGGCTGCCTGTTTAGACAGGCCCGTTGAGCCTCGGTCAGCGGGCTGGGGCGAAGTCGACGATCATGGGCATCTCCAGAGAGGTGGTATGGCTTTGGATGGACGCAGGCTTCACTCACCTCTTTCAGGTGTAAAGGCAAGCATTATCAACGAGCTGAGCTCCAAGCTTCAACACATGAGTAGCATGAGGAGTATGGACGATTGGGGACATCCCCCCAAGTCACCCACCATGCACAGGTtggttgttgttggttttttttttgtttgttttttttcaaaaaagatgTGCTTCTTTGTTGAggtttatgtttgttttatacaCTGCAAAAGTGAACTGTAAGATATCTAATTTGGTTTAaagttaatttttttgttgtgcAGTGGATTGTGCAAAAGCTCTAACCCGGCACCACTTGGTTTGCATGTATAAATCTGCGGACCCCAAATATATTTACAGGGTTGCTAACGTCTTATATTGAGGTCACATCGATATTTCTGACTACAAGATTAACAGGCACATTCTATATTTCATCAATTTCTCTGTCTTTACCAATAATATGTGCTAAAATCTGATATATACTTACTTCCTTAACCCTCAGGGTATATTCTGCTCTTTTTCGTCCTTTCAGGTAAATCTTCGCTCTATTTTTGGCCATAACTTTGGTTGTTACTCCGAATGgaaatttattttctttataggttttttttatgtaaaatttttattatattttatttcacAATCTTTCATACATCAAGGATACACTGGGACATTTTTTTAGCCCAGTTAAGTAGCTCCAAGACAAACGTTTTGATttgtttctactttttttttgctCCAATCTCTTGAATTTAAAGGCATAGGGACATTTTAAAACGCAAGCAGCACTAGATAAAACAGCTGGGTGCTGACCATTCATGATACTGCAAATACAATCAATGTATGtgtactgccatcttgtggagatgattaaaataaatcagcagcttgcctacagccacagctgttgaTGCCAATCAAATTAAATAAAGATCCATTTGCTTTTATTTGCCATGTACCCTCCAACTATAGAAGGATTGCAACATTTACAGTAATCAGAAAGTATATCATGAttgacaaaaacaaatcattttttACCTTAATGTAGAATATTTGAACTTGCTCAGAATgcagaatgtgtgtatatatatatatgtatatatatgtatatatatatatatatatatatatatatatatatatatatatatatatatgtatatatatgtatatatgtatatatatatatatatatatatatatatatatatatatatatacacacacacacacacattcattcattcattttctaccgcttattcccttttggggtcgcgggggggctggtgcctatctcagctacaatcgggcggaaggcggcgaacaccctggacaagtctccacctcctcgcagggccaacacagatagacaacattcacactcacattcacacactagggccaatttagtgttgccaatcaacctatccccaggtgcatgtctttgaaggtgggaggaagccggagtacccgtagggaacccacccattcacggggagaacatgcaaactccacacagaaagatccctggcctgggattgaacccaggactgcaggaagcccctatatatatatatatatatatatatatatatatatatatatatatatatatatatatatatatacacatacacatacacatacacatacacatatacatatatatatacatatatatatgtatgtatgtatatatatatatatatatatatatatatagcatctgcttcacaatacgaaggtcctgagtagtcctgggttcaatcccgggctcaggatctttctatgtggagtttgcatgttctcccccgtatatttatgtatttatttatttattttcaggaTTTAGTTGATCTGTTTCATCTTTGTTTTTCAGGTATTCAGCGGATTTCACAGATGCATTTCACAGCCCCCCAACCGGCCGCTCCATCTCCCCGTTACCCACCTCCTCGCCTCAACACCGTCAGGTTCTCCCACCCAATCTATCTGCTGCCCCTTCTGTGTCCCCTTCCCCTCAAGTCCCGGTGCAGCGCAACTGGACCCGTTCCCCTTCTCCTCAAATGCCTTCATCCCCGGTCCACTCTCACCCTCCCCATTCGCCCACCTTCTGTCCTTACCCGACGTCGCCCAAGCATCGCTCTAAGATGCGGCGGCAAACGTTCGATTTCCAGTGCAGCCCCACTAAGGAGATGCGTTCATCAGTGTCCAGACGCCGTGCCCCCAGCCCGCTAATCTATAATACTGAACAGCCTAGCCCCATCCCTCCCAGACCCTCTTCCCTGCCCATCCTTCCCAGTACACCTGTCTACAACAACCCTTTTGAATTCCCGGGCCCTTCTTCCCCCCTAGGAGACCCCTACTCAGCCTCAACACCGCCATTGTTCTCCCCCTCTGGTGTGTCAAGTGCTAACCCGCTACTCGTCTCCCGCTCTCTCTCCCCCACTCATTACCTCTCCGGAGCCTCTTCCCCTTTGCACTTACCCCCTAGCCCATCTTGCCTCAACTTCCCCCAGCTTAACCAGCCTCCCCCGGCCAAACCCTTTGCCCTCAAGCCTCTGCCCTACTGGACCAAGTACGATGTGGCCGACTGGCTGGTTTACCTAAACCTGGGCGAACACAGAGAGCGTTTTATTGATAACGAAATAGACGGATCTCATTTGCCTTCACTTACCAAGGATGACTTCTTGGACTTGGGGGTAACTCGCGTGGGGCATCGAATGAACATCGAAAGGGCGCTGAAGAAACTCACTGACAGGTGAGGGAGGACTTTATCAGCAGGGTCAGGAACCTGGATCGCCCCTTTTTTCCTTTTCAAAGGCAtataatttgttatttttattcccCTTTATGTTTCCTTTCTTCCTTTCTTGTTGGTTCCCCAGGCCCCTCTCCTCCCCTTTGCATGTCTCATGTACTTCCCCCAGATACACGGATTAAGAGTAATGGGGTGAAAGATGACAAAACACATGACAAAAAGGAACATTACCAGAAGAAGAACGGTGGATGTTTTATTTGCACATTTACTGCAAAGACTCCCGCTTTGAAATGAGGTAAATCACTAAATGCAAAAACTTTTCATAGACAAGGTGATTGGCACACCGTTCTAAAAGGGTAAACGCGAATAAAATGTTGCCAGAAACGCAAGGACCCCCATCGTGACGTCACTTGAAGTCTGGCCAAAGTCAGTGAGAGGGTGACAAAAATGTTTTCTCTTTTTATCTATTTGCTATATCTCCCCAAAATGACTCCTAATAACAGGTTTGTATGTATGTTACTTGAGAGCACTAGATATAATAGCTTACGTGTTTAACAGGATTCACTAATATTAGGTGCATTAAGAGCAATCATTCGAACTATTTTCAATTCATTCAAATTTGTGATACAGATTATGGTTATGGAAGTGAAATAGGCTTGAATTTATTTATTACAAAGGAGTATTAGGGCTACACTGAAAATAAAATGAGTCATAATGTAATGAGAATAAGGTCAGAGTTttatcattttaatttatttacttcacaaaaaaatgattgtttgatattaattatttaatttaagttttttgttcttgtcatatttgaaattgtctttcttcctgtaatattttgactttttttttcacgTTACCTTTACAGCCCTCATATTATTGTATTACTTGTAATATTACGACTTCGTTCTCATAATAAATTAACTTTATTCCTGTAATTAACAAGAACGCAACggtatcaaaatgtttttttcttgtaatattgtaCATCACAGTTTGGAAATTCTTTTATCACAGATATTTTGTCATAATATAATGAAGTATTTTGACCATTGAGACTTTTCCCTTcacaatatattttttccataatattttaagatgtgtaatAATACTTTTTCTCGGTTTTAATCATAATATTATGGCTTTTGAGTATACCTATTTGAACTCTATTGAACTATTCAAACTTTTTTGATTATGATAACAACCTTTCCTGCCATGTTATGTTTAGAATTAAAGTTTTACTATTTCACAACTCTTGTACTTATTACTTTGAAGTTTTATTGTACTATTTCAACTTTTTCATGTTACCTGACTTTTTTTGCcaaacatttagatttttttttgtcataatattCCGAGGACTTTTGTTTATAATGCAATTTACCTTGTAATAATGTGACAGCGTTATTTTTCAAGTTATACAACTTTTCTTTACATACATTTGGACTTTCTCATAAGACTACTGTAAGACATTATTGTTACTTTTTCCATGTAttattttgacttgtttttacGTATTATCCATTAATTTAGGTTTAAGGGTTtaagctggagtctatcccagttgACTTTGGGCAACTGGACTGGTCGTTAGCCAGTTGCAGACATCATGTAATGTTGACTTAACTTACCTAATAATTCAACTAAATAAACCATTATTATTGTGACTTATTTCTGACTttcatataattatttttttcttgtaatattttaagtttttaatgtaaaatcatGGCTGTTTCCACATAATATCTGAACTTAAACTCTGACCTCATTACTTCTTGTTTTCTTTTCTTGTGGTATCATGTTCTTCTTTTTTTGAGTGTGGCCCTAATACTTGAAATTGTACCTTGTGgttctgaaaatgtaaacatggagaGGAATAACAGTGTTTTTATTACTTACAGACTGCAAGTCACTTTTTTGTACTTTCTTGGTGTCATAGCACAAGTGGAGGGATTGATGCCATACTGTTCCTGTAGGTTCCGTGATCACAAAGGGCTTTTTTAACTGCTTCACCTCCTGTGCTACTGTtcgaaatacctttttttttttttgctgcttgtTGTCGAAATCTTTCTTGCCTGATCCACACAATTTGGCCTATTTCATTTTAGAGAAACACATGCATAAAATAGAGCGGCCTGGAGTTTCGTGTTTTAAGAATCTATTGTCTTCCAAACTCTTTTGTTTGGTTGCTTTTTTGGTGTTGGGAAGTCTCTGATTTCTGTCAATGCTGCTCGCCCTGTGATGACCTTTAGTGAAGCAGACACATGTTAGTTTTAATGCATATTCTCGCCATGTGAGTAACTAAACATGACTTGTGTATTCTCCTCACGCTGAGTCGCCTCAGTGCTGTTTGTGTGATGACGGGACTGAGCGGTAGTGTAGACGACACTACATGTGTATGATTTATATAAAGTATTTTAGCTCTAGTCAAATGTATAATGAATATGACTACATACAGTATGGGTGTAAGTATGCAGAGTTTTAAAgaagtatatatgaatataaagtaCAGTTTTAAATAAAATGCAGTACATTCTAAATAAAATGATTATAGAACTGTGTTGAAATCAATTCTGAAATGATTATTTCTGTTTTAGTACATCttgaaatgatgaaaaaacataaAGCATGTTTTAAGTCCAGCGTGAGCTAATAAGGCAGAAGATTGGAGCTCACTTAACAATTCGCTTTCAAAGAAAACCAGCCAaccaacaaaaaaataatgaGAATTGTCTCTTCTTTTTTATTTTGCTAACATTCTTTgctttcttatttgacgtctcatAAATTGaatacactgaaaaaaatgtaattattgattTACTTCTACCTCATGTATTCTCTGTTAATGTGAAAGATGAGGATGGTCCTTACGTCAATATTCAaacgtaatatatacattttaatatgcaGCACTCAAAATGTGTCTTATcctaatgtattttttattacaaatattttatttttattcataaaatggattttatttattaattttatatttatatatccatccatccatattcttccgcttatccgaggtcgggtcgcgagggcaacagcctaagcagggcaacccagacttccctctccccagccacttcgtctagctcttcccgggggatcccgaggcgttcccaggccagccgggagacatagtcttcccaacgtgtcctgggtcttccccgtggcctcctaccggttggacgtgccctaaacacctccctagggaggcgttcgggtgacatcctgaccagatgcccgaaccacctcatctggctcctctcgatgtgaaggagcagcggctttactttgagttcctcccggatggcagagtttctcaccctatctctaagggagagccccgccacacggcggaggaaactcatttcggccgcttgtacccgtgatcttatcctttcgg is part of the Nerophis ophidion isolate RoL-2023_Sa linkage group LG08, RoL_Noph_v1.0, whole genome shotgun sequence genome and encodes:
- the LOC133558094 gene encoding SH3 and multiple ankyrin repeat domains protein 1-like; the encoded protein is MMLGNNEHFYPGQDDQDGEDEEEDEDLVREPKKGEDGNDIENGELEGLLEKEMTGGRQSWEGKVGEVVKPAAIVVGRQRADRPVRLGNPGNRGVIYMSNQDTLHHHTANKTQHHVVVANQHHTGLNAPHKRRALMERSMTTMAPLEDTFLTMMVFRVGIPDIKQTRCLQFDQDCTVWNAKQQIICSLTETLWDVYNYGLFQPAGEGRDAKFFDEERTLREYSQSFEKGVPYLEFRYKTRVYKQTNLDEKALSKLSTKASLKKFIDYVQTGALEKMVKVLDKGLDPNFHDLESGETPLTVAAQSGLPVEGIRALVQGGAHFDFRSRDGLTAVHKAVRVHNHTGLMALLSLGSSTNYKDRCGLTPLYHTVLTGGDTTCCETLLYYRAKLGTRDENDWDESHLHRDEEEFGMEEIHKACQNGFAQHLEHLLFYGADASSQNASGNAALHICALYNKESCARVLLYRGANKEAKNKHGQTPFQLAVMSGHFELGEIIKNHKDSDIVPFLESPKYVSKQKEGAHTLPLHTLQSYPLLRANSENTMTHSDPPVIPNKTANASNPAQGHRRASIGLRSSSSPRNRTRSPSRGRGGQSDSEERHRQPRGRQGAAPAGSGGGQVKRMYSAVPGRVYVATRAHSASGDRQLSLNKGDKVKVLSVGEGGYWEGTVKGRTGWFPSDCVEEVAAGSKDNRSETRSEKAKRKLFRNVTVGAYDGTDGPSDYIIKEKTVLLQKKDNEGFGFVLRGAKAQTPIEEFTPTPAFPALQYLESVDEGGVAWRAGLRMGDFLIEVNSQNVVKVGHRQVVNMIRQGGNSLMVKVVMVARNPELEDTTRKRAPQQTKRLTPPAIALRSKSMTSELEDMVEKANSPWKKKADFESSQGADKKRTVYQMALNKLDEILAAAQHTITSDNQGQRGHAGKRDRSKSIVPNVSNESTYELQATGNAVLSRPGFTYNQAHFQPAQHALMMRQKSIGITEEERQYLHPPAIKLARSLSVPGPEEIPPPPNTSAPEPPLTAGPHPVRGPAMPIPPVSQAHFQLHSQPGQPNQWERGGGMNQQVMASTLRRQSEGLCGREQEAPRRGGGKMGGLRRGYSSATPPTSAKPKAQQATQHHPSREQGGGTGRGTARRGGRGALTKQSKVEDGLRQHRGKGGAGKEKTSIPIPTIIIKAPSTSSSGRSSQGSSMEAEAPHGAEAHTPAEQTPESPKSTPPSPLTSTPPQPPTALPQSDASPPVSMKQNLENVDYTSTFGSSFGSGGARRERERFRDMRRKSASFFLSSEEDIQGEAGGGTGEGGEALSARIQPLQSSQMEVPTPRLRPSKSIDEGMFSGDNYVHYSSSMPPAFGLPEYSSPVFSQDGQPKSAPSMYGSQPATTFIHPLTGKVLDPSSPLGLALAARERALKDDRRTRREERHFGRQLSTVGAFTNPAQTPTPSLFATPTQSTYTSPVSLHLSSPSATTSPASLSRPQSPRILRTGGGGDKMERDRDGGSREGLRVRFSEDKNSQYSSQYSSQYYPDNPSESEKETHDSRHVQPIQAHPHPGQPAPRRPSFLQMDNTPNTNYIPQYTVPTAHTQATDYMGGTKAETGNLGMVVLPPPAPSIDIDEEFVFAEPLPPPLQFANGKNERVKDYHQQFQHMSQRPAPPPPPLPSPKPSSVPQSSSQGGDSATSSLTSYDSEVANLTQAALSSSSPSPQIYPPTSTSTSTAATLLHRPQPMSHSHTYYSGPDDPVAGGYTTAHDRGTATLTTTMTYATTTMTATVAASTTTTSTASDYSMIVGGHKSGYSTGAKAANHIHYPANLPQSGEWQDAVVDSGIEELDSHSSSDHHIEILGLTGLRGERSRGEGERRGVRQDSSTAYSGVQTFEVHNTKLDNPVFPKMTHYKEGGGRVLPVALRRQNSTNPAPLQLHRQNIPENIRLDVALPDEGRHMQNRARMEDDFSATLAACLDRPVEPRSAGWGEVDDHGHLQRGGMALDGRRLHSPLSGVKASIINELSSKLQHMSSMRSMDDWGHPPKSPTMHRYSADFTDAFHSPPTGRSISPLPTSSPQHRQVLPPNLSAAPSVSPSPQVPVQRNWTRSPSPQMPSSPVHSHPPHSPTFCPYPTSPKHRSKMRRQTFDFQCSPTKEMRSSVSRRRAPSPLIYNTEQPSPIPPRPSSLPILPSTPVYNNPFEFPGPSSPLGDPYSASTPPLFSPSGVSSANPLLVSRSLSPTHYLSGASSPLHLPPSPSCLNFPQLNQPPPAKPFALKPLPYWTKYDVADWLVYLNLGEHRERFIDNEIDGSHLPSLTKDDFLDLGVTRVGHRMNIERALKKLTDRPLSSPLHVSCTSPRYTD